Within Acidobacteriota bacterium, the genomic segment CGCTGCTTCGGGGTCACGGACGGGTTGATCCGGAAGGTGGTCCGGGAGAACAACCTCTCCACGGTGGAGGAAGTGACCAACTACTGCAAGGCGGGGGGCGGTTGCGAGAGCTGCCACTACGACATCGAGCAGATCATCCGCGAGACCCGGGAGACCCTGGCGTCCGAACTCGAGGCGTCCCCCGTCCGGATTCGCCCGAAGAGCAACGTGGAACGGATCCTGCGGATTCGCGAGATCCTGGAGGAGGAGATCCGGCCCCTGCTGCAGGCCGACGGCGGGGACATCGAACTGGTGGACGTGGAGGGCCTGCGCGTCAAGGTGGCCCTCCGGGGGATGTGCTCGTCCTGCCCCAGTTCGGGGCTCACCATCAAGCACGCCGTGGAGGACAGGTTGCGGGAGTTCGTGGACGAGGAGATCACGGTGGAGGAGGTCCGCTGATGGAACGACTGGTTTACCTGGACAACAACGCCACGACCCGCGTGGCCCCCGAGGTCTTCGAGGCCATGAAGCCCTACCTGACGGAGTGGTACGGGAACCCGTCCAGCATGCACACTTTCGGCGGGCGGGTGGGGAAGGCCGTGACGAAGGCCCGGGAACAGGCCGCCGCCCTCCTGGGGGCGGAGCCCACCGAGATCGTCTTCACCAGCTGCGGTACGGAGAGCGACAACATGGCCATTCGCGGGGTCCTGGAGGCCAACCCCGACAAGCGGCATCTCGTCACCACCCGCGTGGAGCACCCCGCCGTGCTGAACCTCTGCCAGCACCTGAAGAAGAAAGGGTACGAGGTGAGCTTCCTGGGGGTCGATGCCCTCGGCCGCCTGGATTTGGACGAGCTGCGGGCGTCCCTGCGACCCGAGACCG encodes:
- the nifU gene encoding Fe-S cluster assembly protein NifU, whose translation is MWDYSDKVRDHFFNPRNVGEIPDADAVGDVGNIACGDALRLYLKLDADKRIVDAKFKTFGCGSAIAAASALTEMVKGLPLDEALKISNKDIADFLDGLPPEKMHCSVMGREALEAAAASYYGLGRKHLDEGDEGKIVCRCFGVTDGLIRKVVRENNLSTVEEVTNYCKAGGGCESCHYDIEQIIRETRETLASELEASPVRIRPKSNVERILRIREILEEEIRPLLQADGGDIELVDVEGLRVKVALRGMCSSCPSSGLTIKHAVEDRLREFVDEEITVEEVR